A stretch of Geobacter sp. DNA encodes these proteins:
- a CDS encoding helix-turn-helix domain-containing protein, translating into MKSGNIKKYMTVPEVAQYFSLSRSYVYELVQLGRLKAWHPDRAVGSRGLRVSVESVQVFEQAGLLDNEQ; encoded by the coding sequence ATGAAAAGCGGAAACATAAAAAAATACATGACCGTACCGGAGGTTGCTCAGTACTTCAGCCTCTCTCGGTCCTATGTCTACGAACTGGTCCAGCTCGGACGGCTCAAGGCATGGCATCCCGACAGGGCCGTGGGTTCCCGCGGGCTGAGAGTTTCGGTTGAAAGTGTGCAGGTCTTCGAACAGGCAGGACTTCTTGACAACGAACAATAA